AAGGAAGCAATATGTTGATCGGATTAATACTGGAGATCAGCAATGGGTTCAAGGCACACCAACTTTTATTGGTATATTTTGgaatgaaatcaaaacaatggAGATAGGTTAATGTCAGCAAAAGAGGTTATTTCACAGTTCCTCTTCAAGGTAGCAAGTATAGGCCAATTTGCAGGTATGAGTACAAACATCACAGCTAGGTTTGTGTGACAAACACCAGGTAATGCAAAAAGTTACAGACTGGGTGTCACCTTCTCCAACAGAACTTTCCCCAACACTGATTGAGAAGCATGGCTGGGAATACAACTTTCAATACTacctattatatataattacattcaTTAAACTCATGgaatccttcattttttttttatttctatctccagtgcctagcacatggaaGATACTAAAAAATGttgttcattaaaaaatacaTCAAGTAAAAACCTTCCTACTATATCCATATATCTTCCAGGGCAATGCCTTCAGAGgccatacagaaaaaaaaaaaaaactcatcctTTTCCCAAAAAgtagctcttcaaatatttggagacaaCAATTATATTCACTAcaagttttctctttttgagATTTTTAGAcatcccatttttcctctttggTTTTAATCAAGTCATCATGTACTAGTATTGCCTTTATTTATCGCATTGGTATCTTCTATTGTCACACCAAGTTCTATGAACAATAGCTGCCCTTCAGGCCTAAGAGGACCCAGTCACACATCAATCCCTTCCTCTGAGTCTAATTTTCATATCTTACTTGTAGCTTGGGTCCCTACCCCAATCTAAGCACTTCTTCCTTTTAACACCATTATTCGTCTCATGGCTCTACAACCAAGTCCAAATTTTTAGGACTATTTTAATCTTAGACATCAGGACtaataatcatcataataatgTCTTTATCCTTCTGATTACTTCATCCTTTATTGTTTAAATTATAATTCATATTTCTCCTTTGAAGGGAGTTGCACTTGGCATTTGTAGTATATTTTAGTAAATTAAAAAGACATCTTCACATTAATGATTAGAGGTGTTAATTCACCACAGGAAATTGTCCTTTGGAGTGAATATCTTTAGCAACTTGACACGGATTTCCTTGGTTTTCACTCCATAAACAATGGGGTTGAGAGCAGGAGGCACAAGGAGGTAGATAGTAGACAGAAAAATGTGGGCAAAAGGAGCTACATGGCCAAAACGATggctgaaaaaagagaagaaagcaaggACATAGAATTCAAGGAAGACAAAGATGTGGGCTGTGCAGGTGTTGAGTGCTTTTAACCGTGCCTCCTTTTGAGGAAGGTGAAAAACTGTCCAGATGATTAGGGAATaggaaacaagaacaaaaatcatGTCAAAACCCAGGATGGCAAATGCTATGAACAACCCAAAGGATTTATTTATCTGGACATTCCCAGCCAACAACTTGACCACAGCCATGTGCTCACAGTAAGAGTGGGCTATGATAGTGGTATGGAAAACGTGCAAACGCTTTATTAGGATGGGCAGTAAGCCAACCAATACCACAGCTCTCACTGACACTACCAATATCATCCGACTTAGGATGGTTGGTGTAAGGATGGCTGAGTGTCTGAGGGGATCACAAATTGCCACATAGCGGTCGAAGGCCATGGCCAGCAAGATGCCTGACTCTATCCCTTGTAAGGCATGAATGAAGAATAGCTGAGTGAGGCAGGCATCAAAGGCTATGGTGCAGGAACTGAACCAGAAGATGGCCAACATCTTGGGGGCTATGGCAGCACATATGCCCAGGTCAGTTGCAGCTAGCATAGCTAGGAAGATGTACATGGGCTGATGAAGGCTGCGTTCTGTTGGGATGATGGTCAATAGGAGGACATTCCCCAGCAGGGCTACTATGCAAATGACACAAAAAGGGAATCCAATCCAAAAGTGTAGATGCTCAAGTCCAGGGAGTCCAACCAGGATCACTGTTGTCGGGTCCAGAAATGAGTTATTGGAGATTTCCATGATGACTGACAACAAGGACTCAGTGTAATTCTGAAGTCTGCTTACAGAAGGAAATGTTCCAGGGGATCAGCAGTGTCCTCTGGGTGATAGCTGGCATGGAAGATGGACAAGATGACTGCATTCATCATCAACTCACTCTGAGAAGGTGTCCTGGGTACTGGAGATGGCAACCTCATCTGACTCATTTACTATTACTCCCATGCCCAAGGCATCATTGACAGCAGTAGCTGAGCAGCAAAAACAGGATAAAATTTTACAAATCCCCTTCCTTGAACCATATTTTGAAGATATTCAGAAAGGATATAATTTGGCTGGGGGATATAGGGGCCTAATGTGGGAATGAACACAGAGACTCTGAAATGTCAGCTTTTCTCCTGTTCCTCTGATTTTCATGTTCTTAAAGTTTGAAGAGGTCTTAGATGCCATATAATCGAGTACACACCCAAATAGGAATCCTTTCTACAATATCTTCAATAAGTCATCCACCACTTGAAGATTTCAATTGAAAGGGAATTTACTGCCTGTAGTGGAAGATCAAGAATATTCAAGAATAGCTCTATTTGTTACTAAGTTATTCTTCATATATATCTTAATTTTGTTCCTCTTCAATATGTATTCATTGCTCATCCTTCTTGTAATTCaggaccaataataataataacttacttATAACACCTTAAatcttgtaaagcactttacatatattatttcattttaacttcacagtaaccctgtgaCTTTAACAGTAGAATTGTTACCCATATTTTACACATGTAAAAACTGAGATTTAGATATCTTAAGTAACTTACTCATGGCCATATAGCTTACTAGTAATTGTAGgatgtggaatttgaattcaaggcTTCTTGATCCCAAATCTGGCATGCTAGCTGTGACCTTATGTtattaaaaagaacaaactgaattTCAACAAAAGGGACCAGGTgtgaaaaacttggaaagagagGGTAGTGTAGAATAGGCCACGTGAACACTTTGAAGAAATTCAGGCAAGGATACACTAATGATGATACCTACCAGGAAGAACACAAAGAAATCTTAACATTGAGAGAGACCTCAAACCCCCCAATAAATAAGAATATTATCTACAACAAGAAATGACCATCCATGTGTCTTTCGAAAGAAAGCCTCCAGTGAGGGAGAGCCCACTACTTCCTGTGGGTGCTTATTCTACTTGATAGCGCTAATGGTTAAGAATTTTCCCCTTACATCAAGGCTAAAATTACCCATTTTTTGCAATGTTCATCTAAAAGAGTGCTTTTCCAATAAGGCAAAATTGAACCACATGAAAAGATTAATCATGAAAGTTGACTgatattattacattttaatgaaataatttggTGTCATAAAGTGACATTGCTTTTAGGTAATTTGTTTCCTGGGTTAAAGGCACAATACAAGTTTCTTTGTTAAGAGTTTGCAACCTCCATCTCCCCCAGAGatgggaaaataaatgcttaatattttTGTGGGAATAGAGATAAATCAACAAATGGTAACAATCAATAGGCTATTTTCCACAATTACTAAAAGTGAATATGGGATGTACACATTCAGTCCAGAGTGTTTGAGGGGAGATTCATATGCCACAATGTAGCAGTACAAGACAAAGGCTACTAGTCTCCTTCAGGTATCCATAGGGAATTAGATGTTGTTATATGGTCTTTAGGATGGGAAGGGACTTATACTTATCAGCCTCAACCACAGCTTTCTCTAAGAAATAGGCTTGATAAAGGAATGAGAAGTAACTTTATCTGAGCTACATACAGTTAACGTAACTCTATTTCTTTGGGAAGAAACCCTGAGGCTATGTACTTTTGTCTGAAATATGATTAAACAGGGAAAAATAAGGGAAAGGCCAGATAGTTGAATCAGGAATCCAGTTATGGTGATAGGGccagaagaaagatggaaggTCATAGGATGTTATGATCATAGGTTTATAGAGTAAGGGACCTCATAGTCCATTTGGTAAAGCCCTCTCCCTTTCCAGaagagtacaaaaatatttggagaGGTCAAGCCACCTTCCTATGGTGACACAGCAAGTAAGTAAGTTCCAGAGCAGAGATTTCAACCCAGGATATCTAAAACCAAATCCAGCACATTTTCCAGTCTTTTGATGGACATGGAACCAGACAGGCTCTAGGACCACTAAGAtaactcaatcaatcaatgaaaaaatatttaagtgcctactatatgtcacaaaatgtgctaagcactagagacgTAGGGAGCTAGGTGCAGGCCATGagaataaaaatattcttctgtgGGAGAAGGGACTCACATATGTCCTGAATATCAGTGAGACTGGCAAttcctccttccatctttccaCTGGAATCAGCATGTACATTGGGTAATGAATCTTTAATTTCCTCTATAAGCTGTACTCCAAGAAAAgtggtttaatttttttatgctgAAACTCCTAATATTTGAGAAAATTGTTagctttatgttttttctttgttcctgACCTTCCTAATAAGATTGGGACCATTGTCCCTTCTTCACAAACAGGGTCAGGGTTAAAATTGGATGctgtgaataaaaaaaaaatgtctatatGATTTGGACTATTGAGTCCTCCTGTCCCACCCTTCACTTTTCTTTAGGCAGCTATTTCATGAGATGGGAAAATTCACCATCTACCATGgacacaggaaaagaaaaaaaaactagagcttCATACAACAGGATTTTAGTgagatataaggaaaaaataatatgtagtgtattaagatttttaaattatgtaatgGGTAATGGAAATAAgctcagtaaatatctgagagaAAGAATAGTAAAATGTCTCATCTGCAGTGGATTAGATGTAGCTTGCAAGAAGGCTATGTCTAATAACCCTTGTCTTCCTTTGATAATCTTTTCACCCTCCTGTCAGGGGATAGTCACTTCCTTGATTATCAAGGAGTTTGTAGAGGGTGTGTAGAGAAGGAGGAGATGGTCACAATCAGAGGGAATGGGCACTAGAGCAGCCAAAACGTACTCCTTGATCCTCAACAATCTTGAGatctgagagaaaggaaagaaacaaatagcACAATGGCTCCAGATTTTTAGCCATACACATGTAGTCCATCTCACCTATGAACTCAGTCCTTCATCTTACTTTTACTCCTGTCCTAGACTTGCTGAATGCCAGAACTAGAAGGAATGTTACAAATTATTGGGTTGTAAGCATGGATGAAGTCTTGAGACCTAGACaggagaaatgacttacccaagtgGACCCACAACTTGTCTGTGGCAGAGCAGGCCTAGAAACTCAGGCTCTCCAATTTCTCGAGATATTGTTTACTTGTTGCATTTTCTATATTGTTGCCCATAAAACCCCAAGTCAGGAAATAATCCAGAGGAAGTAATGAGAGCTCCAGGTGACAAGCAAAGGTTGCATCAACTGAGGCAGGTCAGATGTGAGCATCACCCCTGAACCAGGAAACTTATAGTGAActtattctccttcttctccACCTGTAGCTACCTGGTGATCTCTGGGGAGTGGGATAACTGATAAACACTAGGTTTTAGGAGGCATCATTAATCAACCCCAAATCTCCTAGCACTTACTAGGATTTGTCAAAGGACCCAGGGCCATACAATAGTCTCTGATCCTGGAGTTACAATTtggttattttttccccaaaaacagCAGAAGTTTTGGTCCCTTTCACAAGGAGGCAGAGGCAAGGGAAAAGAGTGCAGGAAGCAAAGCAGCTAAAGTagttcagttattttttcagtcatgtcagactctttgtgacttcatttatggttttcttgacaaagatacaggagtggtttcccattatcttctccagcacattttacagatgaggaaactgaatcacacaggcagtaagtgtctgaggccagactttgACTCAGGAGGAGGAATCTTCCAGATTTCAAGCCTAtcactctatttactgtaccacctagctgcccctagctaaactttctaaatttttcttgaaacaactttaaaataattcctgaaatataattttggagcaagttttttttttttttatttttctagaaaggtttatttctcaaatatgttgGGGACTGggtaaaatgtattaaaataaaagccattacttaactgataaatggtcagaggattagaagaggtagttttcagaagaaaaaatcaaagctacttataatcatgattaaaaaagatcaaaattactattgattaggaAAAAAGGCAAATTAGAACAACTGAGGTAcctcctcacacctatcagaaatgatacATGCAGGAGGGGttaagggaaaataggtacattagtGAACTGTTGGAGTTGTGATCtactccaaacattttggagagcaatttgaaactgtgtCCAAGGGGCCAAAAAAGTCTATATCCCCTTTGAACCAGccatatcactgctaggtctgttcctcaaaaagaccaaagaaaaaaataggaccTAAATGCACTATATATgcatgaacacacatatatacacatacacagatatatatatatatatatatatatatatatatatatatatatatatatatatacacatatatatatatgtatatatgtgtccatatatgtatacatacaaacatacacacatacacacatagaaacGTAAGCTCTTTTTATCGTAGCAAACAATTGAAACTTGAGgagatacctatcaattggggaatcaagTATTGACTTATGATtgtgatcaaatataaaatactatcaTTCTATAAGAGGAGACAAGAGGGATTgtttcagaaataaaaatgacagtgcctaaatgaactgatgcaaagtgaagtgagaagaatcaggag
This Trichosurus vulpecula isolate mTriVul1 chromosome 2, mTriVul1.pri, whole genome shotgun sequence DNA region includes the following protein-coding sequences:
- the LOC118836588 gene encoding olfactory receptor 52A1-like, whose protein sequence is MEISNNSFLDPTTVILVGLPGLEHLHFWIGFPFCVICIVALLGNVLLLTIIPTERSLHQPMYIFLAMLAATDLGICAAIAPKMLAIFWFSSCTIAFDACLTQLFFIHALQGIESGILLAMAFDRYVAICDPLRHSAILTPTILSRMILVVSVRAVVLVGLLPILIKRLHVFHTTIIAHSYCEHMAVVKLLAGNVQINKSFGLFIAFAILGFDMIFVLVSYSLIIWTVFHLPQKEARLKALNTCTAHIFVFLEFYVLAFFSFFSHRFGHVAPFAHIFLSTIYLLVPPALNPIVYGVKTKEIRVKLLKIFTPKDNFLW